One Bacillus andreraoultii genomic region harbors:
- a CDS encoding SprT family protein, translating into MDDIQLQKLVEEISMQSFGIPFKHQATFNKRLRTTGGRYLLQSGNIEINKKYFDVHGEKELIGIIKHELCHYHLHQNKKGYQHKDQDFKNLAKSVGAPRYCTPLPESEVRKQPTMYHCYRCSKCRFLYKRKKRVNTNRYVCGKCGGRLIKVDVVENSF; encoded by the coding sequence ATGGATGATATTCAGTTACAAAAATTAGTTGAAGAAATTTCTATGCAAAGCTTTGGGATACCGTTTAAACATCAAGCGACATTTAATAAAAGATTACGCACAACAGGAGGACGATACTTACTTCAATCAGGAAACATTGAAATAAACAAGAAATATTTCGATGTACACGGTGAGAAGGAGTTAATCGGAATTATTAAACATGAGCTGTGCCACTATCATTTACACCAAAATAAAAAAGGGTATCAACATAAAGACCAAGACTTTAAAAATTTAGCCAAATCCGTTGGTGCACCAAGATATTGCACCCCACTACCGGAATCAGAGGTAAGAAAACAGCCAACTATGTATCATTGTTATCGTTGTTCCAAATGTCGCTTCTTATATAAAAGAAAGAAGAGAGTTAATACGAATCGATACGTATGTGGGAAATGTGGTGGGCGACTAATAAAGGTAGATGTGGTGGAGAATTCGTTTTAG
- the cmpA gene encoding cortex morphogenetic protein CmpA encodes MPNWLKNQIQKAFFEKNRYQIRLLNQCWYFYKKKNCS; translated from the coding sequence ATGCCAAATTGGTTAAAAAATCAAATTCAAAAAGCTTTTTTTGAAAAAAATCGTTATCAAATTAGGTTGTTAAATCAGTGTTGGTATTTTTACAAGAAAAAGAATTGCTCCTAG